The proteins below are encoded in one region of Naumovozyma castellii chromosome 6, complete genome:
- the NCAS0F01700 gene encoding uncharacterized protein — MPVTIVREGCTPECTCTEREKRRQLKECASFKDEWHFNDYYNIVVSKHSMLCKIFDEIHNVHGSEDENKNEKENENGTSALYKTTEVLIIRGPWARNKNFLYTFTNRNSSELEDIIDKMIIKDGGYERLSSILAKEAPPLKSFDPKIDRVLEPDRFPTNQKTYPNLHING; from the coding sequence ATGCCTGTCACTATTGTTAGAGAAGGATGTACCCCCGAATGCACCTGTACAGAGCGTGAGAAACGAAGGCAACTCAAGGAATGTGCGTCATTCAAAGATGAATGGCATTTTAACGACTACTACAACATCGTTGTCTCTAAGCACTCTATGCTTtgcaaaatatttgatgaaatacATAATGTTCATGGAAGTGAGGATGAGAACAAGAACGAAAAGGAAAACGAAAATGGGACTAGTGCCCTGTACAAGACAACAGAGGTCCTGATAATCCGTGGTCCCTGGGCTCGAAACAAAAACTTTCTGTACACTTTCACTAATCGAAACAGCTCCGAATTGGAGGATATAATAGACAAGATGATCATTAAAGATGGTGGCTATGAGAGACTCAGCTCGATCCTGGCCAAAGAAGCACCGCCTCTGAAGTCCTTCGATCCCAAGATAGATCGTGTACTTGAACCAGATCGTTTCCCAACCAATCAGAAAACTTACCCTAATCTGCATATCAATGGTTAA